The DNA segment GACGTCACCTCCAGAACCACTCCCGAACCGATCCTCCAGCGCTCGCCGATCAGCGCCCCGGACACGTCCAGGCCGTCCGTCGTCAGGTTCTCGCCGAAGACGCCGTTGGTCAGCGGCCTGCCGAGTTCGCGTTCCCAGTCGTCGAGATCCTCGCGCGCGAAGGCGTACACCGCCTGGTCGTCGCCGCCGTGGTGGCGCAGGTCGCACACGGCGTCCCCGGCCAGCCCGCTGCCGACGGACCCCTTGGGGCCCGGGGCCGCCACCCGTACCGGTCCGTCGAACGGCCGCTTGTCGATGCCGGTCACGCCCTGCGCCTGGTCCGTGTACGGCACCGGCCGCGGGCGGCCCAGGTTGACCGAGAGAAGCTTCATGGCCGCACGCTACGGCAGCACATCCCAAAGCGTCGACTCATTATCGGGTGCCACACCCAAGGCTGACTTATGCTTGTCGGGTGATCGAGGCCCGTCATCTCCGTGTCCTGCGCGCCGTCGCCGCCACCGGCTCCTTCTCCGCGGCGGGCCGTGCGCTGGGCTGCACCCAGCCCGCCGTCAGTCAGCAGATGAAGGCCCTGGAAGCCTCGGTCGGCACCCCGCTGCTGGTCCGCGGCGGCCGCGAGATGCGCCTCACCCAGGCCGGCGAGGCCCTCGTCCGGCACGCCTCCGGGATCCTCGCCGGGCTCACCGCGGCCGAGGAGGAGGTCGCCGCCATCGCCGGTCTCAGGGCCGGCCGGGTCCGGCTGGTCTCCTTCCCCAGCGGCAGCTCCACCCTGGTCCCCACCGCCCTGGCCGCCCTGCGCGCCGCCCACCCCGGCACCCGCGTCTCCCTGGAGGAGGCCGAGCCGCCGAAGTCCGTCGAGCTGCTGCGCGAAGGCGACTGCGACCTGGCACTGGCCTTTTGTTACGAGGGCGCGTCGGTCGCGGAG comes from the Streptomyces sp. NBC_00820 genome and includes:
- a CDS encoding MOSC domain-containing protein, whose protein sequence is MKLLSVNLGRPRPVPYTDQAQGVTGIDKRPFDGPVRVAAPGPKGSVGSGLAGDAVCDLRHHGGDDQAVYAFAREDLDDWERELGRPLTNGVFGENLTTDGLDVSGALIGERWRIGSGVVLEVTSGRIPCRTFQGHLDERGWVKRFTRKAATGAYLRVIEPGEIRAGDAIEIAHRPDHGVTAALQFRAVTTERELLPRLLAAGDALHPEALAKARKYVADQAH
- a CDS encoding LysR family transcriptional regulator translates to MIEARHLRVLRAVAATGSFSAAGRALGCTQPAVSQQMKALEASVGTPLLVRGGREMRLTQAGEALVRHASGILAGLTAAEEEVAAIAGLRAGRVRLVSFPSGSSTLVPTALAALRAAHPGTRVSLEEAEPPKSVELLREGDCDLALAFCYEGASVAEEWEDLVVRPLLTDRLVALVPERHRLAGAESVSIGELAEESWIAGCPRCRGQLVQACESAGFTPRIDFATDDYPAVAGLVGAGLGVAVLPQLAVDSVRPRGVRVVRLEPAVRRQVVALTLPDLAQVPAVAATLEQLTRAAGRP